CCCGATCCAGCTGAAGGCCACCGGTGGCCAGGCGAACCACCCGCCAGAGCTGACTGCGGTCCATCAGGGCACGACAGGCCACGCAGCGCCTCAGGACGGGTCGGCCGGAGGTCACCGGGCTCCGTCCTCGCTGCCGACCAGTTCGGCCTGCTCCTCCTCCGGTGCGGAGGCCTCGGCCATGGCGGGCTCGTCGTACGCCTGAGGTTCGCTGGCCTCCTCCTGGTAGCCGTCCTCTTGATAGCCCTCCTCGTCCTCGGGCAGGGGATAGAGCTCCCGCAGACGGGCATCTTCCTCAGCCCGCGCAGCCTGCTCGGCGGCCAGTCTGGCCTCGGCTTCGGCGTGCAGAGCCTCCTCCTCCTGGCGGATGGCGATCTGCTCGGCCACGACGGCATCCTCGCTGGCCTGGTCGTATTCGACCGCATTCTTGATGTCGATCTTCCAGCCCGTCAGCCGGGCCGCCAGCCGCACGTTCTGGCCTTCCCGGCCGATGGCCAGGCTGAGCTGGTCGGGGGGAACCAGCACGTGGGCGTGGTGACCGTCCGGGTCCACAAGGCGCACCGCTTCCACCCGGGCCGGGCTGAGGGAGTTGGCGATGTACTGGCCGGGATCCGGTGACCAGCGGATCACGTCGATCTTCTCGCCGCGCAGTTCGTTCACCACCTGCTGAATCCTGGAACCACGGGCGCCGATGCAGGCGCCCACCGGATCCACCTCCCGCTCCACCGAGTCCACGGCCACCTTGGTGCGCGGACCCACCGAGCGGCTGGGGGGGTTGGCTTCCCGGGCCACGGCCACGATCCGCACCGAACCCTCCTGGATCTCCGGCACCTCGTTCTCGAACAAATACACCACCAGACCGGCGTTGGCCCGGCTCACGAACAGCTGGGGGCCGCGGCGCGGCACCTCGCTCACCTCCTTGAGGAACACCTTGAGGGTGGTGTTGGCGCGGTAGTTGTCGTTGGGCAGCTGATCCCGGCGGGGCAGTTCGGCCTCCACCTCGGGCCGGCCGGGGCCGCTGCTCACCGCCATGATCACGCTCTGGCGCTCGAAGCGGACCACCCGGGCGCTCAGCACCGGATCCTCCAGATCGGCGAATTCCTCCTGGATCATCCGGCGCTGCTGGTCGCGGAGTTTCTGGGCCAGCACCTGCTTGGTGGTGGCGGCGGCCATGCGTCCGAAGTCGTCCTTCTCCGGCGTCACATCCAGCACCACCGTGTCGCCGATCTGGGCATCGTCCGCCACCTGCTGCACCTCAGCCAGGGCGATCTGATGGTCCTCGCTCTCCACCTCCTCCACGATGATCTTGGACGCCAGAACCCGGTAACCCTCCTCGTCCAGATCGAGCTGCACATCGAAGTTGGAGAAGTAGTCCTCCTCGAACGGGTCCTCGCTGATGCCGAGGTACAGGGTGCGTCGGTAGCGCTCGTAGCCCTTGAGCAGGGCCTCCCGCAGCGCTGCCTCCACCACGGCTGGCGGCAGCTTCTTTTCCTCGCTGATGTCCTCGATCAGGTTGTTCAGTCCGGGGAGCAGGACCAGGGCCATGGGTGTTCGGTTGTAGGTGATTCAGTTGTGAGGGATGTCGCTGGTGTCCTTCAGGGGCCGGCGCTCGGCGCGACCAGGAGCACCTGGATCACCGACGCGCGGGGAATGCGCTTCGTGCGCCCGCGCATGTTGATCTGAAGCTCGCTCGCGGTGCGCTCCAGCAGGAGGCCCTCGCACCGGGCTTCAGCACCATTGCGGTCAGTGAAGCGTACGGCCACGGGGAACCCGCGGAAACTGCGGAAA
This sequence is a window from Cyanobium sp. PCC 7001. Protein-coding genes within it:
- the nusA gene encoding transcription termination factor NusA; this translates as MALVLLPGLNNLIEDISEEKKLPPAVVEAALREALLKGYERYRRTLYLGISEDPFEEDYFSNFDVQLDLDEEGYRVLASKIIVEEVESEDHQIALAEVQQVADDAQIGDTVVLDVTPEKDDFGRMAAATTKQVLAQKLRDQQRRMIQEEFADLEDPVLSARVVRFERQSVIMAVSSGPGRPEVEAELPRRDQLPNDNYRANTTLKVFLKEVSEVPRRGPQLFVSRANAGLVVYLFENEVPEIQEGSVRIVAVAREANPPSRSVGPRTKVAVDSVEREVDPVGACIGARGSRIQQVVNELRGEKIDVIRWSPDPGQYIANSLSPARVEAVRLVDPDGHHAHVLVPPDQLSLAIGREGQNVRLAARLTGWKIDIKNAVEYDQASEDAVVAEQIAIRQEEEALHAEAEARLAAEQAARAEEDARLRELYPLPEDEEGYQEDGYQEEASEPQAYDEPAMAEASAPEEEQAELVGSEDGAR